The following is a genomic window from Bacillus sp. FJAT-52991.
TCCATCCCATTTGCTGATATTTCGTTATGGGTGGCTACATTCTTTACAATATGGTCTGGTTGGGATTATTTTTATCTCAATCGTCATGTATTTAAACATTCAAAATAATTGAGAGGAGGCTGACTAAAAACAAGAATCAGGCTCTCTTACTGTCATATAGTAGTTGAAATGAACACTATATCGATCATTAAGGGAAGTCATTCAATGTTTCGTCGGCCTCTTTTTTTAATAAGAGCAGGGGTGTTGTTATGAATGCTGAAATTATTGCTGTGGGATCAGAATTATTGCTAGGTCAAATCACAAATACGAATGCTCAGTTTCTTTCTCATCATTTAGCTGAGATTGGAATCAATGTGTACTATCATACGGTTGTTGGAGATAATCATAAACGACTAATTGAAGTGGTGAAAGAAGCGGAGAAGCGTGCCGATCTATTAATTTTTACAGGTGGGCTTGGGCCGACAAAGGATGATTTGACGAAGGAAGCGATTGCTGAGCATATTGGGAATGAACTTGAATATAATGAAGTAGCCTTGAAAAGTATCGAAGCCTATTTTGCAAAAGTTAATCGAACGATGACTGAAAATAATAAGAAACAAGCTTTGGTGATGAGTGGAAGTAAAGTATTGCCAAATGATCATGGAATGGCTCCGGGTATGTTGTTAAAAGCAAACAATAAACAATATATGTTATTGCCTGGACCGCCAAAAGAAATGCAGCCGATGTTTTTAACCTATGGCAAAAACGAATTGATTCAACTATTAGAAAAAGTAGAGCGGATTGAATCCCGTGTGTTACGGTTTTTTGGCATCGGTGAATCGGCCCTTGAGGTGGAAGTGGAGGACTTGTTGCTCAATCAGCAAAATCCAACCATTGCTCCACTAGCAGGGGATGGAGAGGTGACGCTTCGTATCACGGCTAAGCATGAATCTGAAGAAGTAGCGCTTCAGATGATTCAAGAAGTAGAAGATGAAATTCTCCGTCGTGTTGGTCAATATTTTTATGGGTATGACCAAACAACGATTGCAGAAGAGCTTGCGGAATTATTGAAGGAAAGAAACTTGTCGATTGCAGTGGCAGAGAGTTTAACAGGTGGTCTCTTTCAAAGTGAGTTAACAGCGGTGAAAGGTGTTAGTGCCATCTTTAAAGGCGGGATTGTTTGTTATTCCAATGATGCGAAGAAGCAGTTGGTGAAAGTGAAGAAAGAAACCATTGATACATATGGAGCTGTGAGTGAACAATGTGCCTTAGAGCTAGCTGAAAATACAAGAGCTATTTTCGATAGTGATTTTTCCCTTAGTTTTACTGGAGTGGCTGGTCCTGATGAAATGGACGGGCAAGCACCAGGTACCGTATGGATTGGACTTGCGGAGCGTTTTCAAAAGACGAAAGCTTATAAGCTGAATCTTGTTGGAAGTCGAGCCGGTGTGCGTAAACGTTCAGTGAAATATGGCTGTCATTATTTACTTCATGCTCTTAATCAAAACGAATAAAAATATTCAAAATATTGTTGACTGTTCCGATTTGATTATTATATAATTATGTCAAGAGTTTACTTGATTGTTATAATTTAATATTGACACTCTTATTACGAGCGGCGGAGGGATTAGGCCCTATGAAGCCCGGCAACCTTCAGGTAGTTATAGCCTGAAACGGTGCTAATTCCTACAGACTTTTGTGTCTGGAAGATAAGAGGAGGACCTAATCATCAAACCCTCTTCTTTATGATAAGAAGTAGGGTTTTTTTATCTTCCTCTGAAAAAAATAATCAAATCAATTAGGAGGGTTTACACATGACAAAAGAAAATTGGGATCAAGAGACGTTATTATTACACGGAGGACAGGTGCCGGATCCTGTGACAGGAGCTCGTGCAGTACCCATTTACGAAACGACATCTTATGTATTTGAGGATACTGATCATGCGAACGCTCTATTTGCTCTTCAAAAGCCAGGGAATATTTACACTCGTATTACGAATCCAACGGTGGATGTATTTGAAAAGCGAGTGGCATTGCTTGAAGAGGGAGCAGCTGCCGTCGCACTATCTTCCGGAATGGCGGCGATCGCCTTTTCTATCCTAAATTTGGCACATGCGGGAGACGAAATAGTGGCAGCAAGTAACTTATATGGAGGTACATATAATTTATTTGCCAATACGCTTCCGAAGTATGGAATCACAGTGAAGTTTGTTGATTCGACAGACCCTGAAAACTACCGGAAAGCAATTACGCCTAAAACGAAAGCTCTTTTCGGAGAAATCATCGGAAACCCGTCTTTACACGTGCTTGATGTGGAGAAAGTAGCGGGAATTGCTCATGAGAGTGGCATCCCGCTTATTGTGGACAGCACATTCGCTTCACCATATGTTTGTAAGCCGCTCACTTGGGGAGCAGATATTGTCGTTCATTCTGCAACGAAATGGATTAGCGGTCATGGTACAGTCATTGGCGGTGTAGTAGTAGATGGCGGGAAATTTAATTGGAATAGCGAAAAATTTCCTGGCTTTACGGAGCCGGATGAGTCTTATCACGGGTTAAAGTATGCTGATATTGAAGGTCCGGCATTCGCTGTGAAGCTACGAGTGCAACTATTAAGAGATTTTGGCCCTGCTTTAAGCGCTAATAGTGCCTTTTTATTGCTTCAAGGGCTAGAGACGCTTCATTTGCGGATTCAACGTCATCATGAAAATACATTACAAATCGTGAATTACTTGAAAAATCACCCTGGTGTGGAATGGGTATCTCATCCAAGTCAACCGGAACATCCATCACATCATTTAGCACAAAAATATTTGAGCAACAGTAATGGCTCGATTGTTGTGTTTGGTATTAAAGGCGGCCGAGAAGCAGGTAAGACAGTCATTGATAACATTCAGCTATGGTCACATGTAGCCAATGTTGGGGACGGAAAATCACTTATTATTCATCCTGCTACGACGACTCACCAACAATTAAATCGTGAGGAGCTAGAAAAATCTGGCGTGAAAGAAGAGTTAATTCGTTTATCTATAGGATTAGAGTCTACAAAGGACTTAATTGCTGACTTAAATCAAGCGATTGAAAAGGCAACAGGAGTCATTGTGGAGGCATAATAGCAAAATGAAGGGCTGACGCCTATATGGATATCTACATGATATAGAGTGATTTGAATGCTTTATTGATTTAGATATTGCATTTCGGTGTCGGTCCTTCTGGGTGTGTGATTAGGGTGAAAATAACACATAAGCCCGTCGTAAATAATTCAACAAAGATGTTCATAAAAATATCCTTCTTCATAAAGACTATGTTAATATGAATAAGCGGATATCTATCAGTCTCTTCCTCATTTTTTCTCCAAGCTATGTTATTCTTCAGGTTGTATGGTCTTTTTTCTCAAAAAATGAAAAAAATAAAAATGCGAATAAATGTTCGCTTTTTGCTTGAAATTATCTCATAAAAAAGGTATAGTAATGATAGATTTTGAAACAGAAAATCCATAAGTTGATTTTTTAATAGATGTATCATTTTAAGGAGGAATATAGATGAACGATCGCCAAGCAGCATTAGATATGGCTTTAAAACAAATTGAAAAACAATTCGGTAAAGGGTCGATTATGAAGCTAGGTGAGCAAACCGACCGGAAAATCTCAACTATACCAAGCGGTTCTCTCGCTTTGGATGCAGCGCTTGGAGTAGGCGGTTATCCGCGTGGACGTATTATTGAAATATATGGTCCGGAGAGTTCTGGTAAGACAACGGTAGCTCTTCATGCGATTGCTGAAGTGCAAGCAACTGGCGGTCAGGCGGCGTTTATTGATGCGGAGCACGCGCTAGATCCAGTATACGCTCAAAAGCTAGGGGTAAATATTGACGAACTTTTATTATCTCAGCCGGATACAGGGGAACA
Proteins encoded in this region:
- a CDS encoding competence/damage-inducible protein A, which encodes MNAEIIAVGSELLLGQITNTNAQFLSHHLAEIGINVYYHTVVGDNHKRLIEVVKEAEKRADLLIFTGGLGPTKDDLTKEAIAEHIGNELEYNEVALKSIEAYFAKVNRTMTENNKKQALVMSGSKVLPNDHGMAPGMLLKANNKQYMLLPGPPKEMQPMFLTYGKNELIQLLEKVERIESRVLRFFGIGESALEVEVEDLLLNQQNPTIAPLAGDGEVTLRITAKHESEEVALQMIQEVEDEILRRVGQYFYGYDQTTIAEELAELLKERNLSIAVAESLTGGLFQSELTAVKGVSAIFKGGIVCYSNDAKKQLVKVKKETIDTYGAVSEQCALELAENTRAIFDSDFSLSFTGVAGPDEMDGQAPGTVWIGLAERFQKTKAYKLNLVGSRAGVRKRSVKYGCHYLLHALNQNE
- a CDS encoding O-acetylhomoserine aminocarboxypropyltransferase/cysteine synthase family protein, which translates into the protein MTKENWDQETLLLHGGQVPDPVTGARAVPIYETTSYVFEDTDHANALFALQKPGNIYTRITNPTVDVFEKRVALLEEGAAAVALSSGMAAIAFSILNLAHAGDEIVAASNLYGGTYNLFANTLPKYGITVKFVDSTDPENYRKAITPKTKALFGEIIGNPSLHVLDVEKVAGIAHESGIPLIVDSTFASPYVCKPLTWGADIVVHSATKWISGHGTVIGGVVVDGGKFNWNSEKFPGFTEPDESYHGLKYADIEGPAFAVKLRVQLLRDFGPALSANSAFLLLQGLETLHLRIQRHHENTLQIVNYLKNHPGVEWVSHPSQPEHPSHHLAQKYLSNSNGSIVVFGIKGGREAGKTVIDNIQLWSHVANVGDGKSLIIHPATTTHQQLNREELEKSGVKEELIRLSIGLESTKDLIADLNQAIEKATGVIVEA